Below is a window of Microaerobacter geothermalis DNA.
GAAAACCGGTAAGGCTTGCGGACACTGAATAAAATTGGTGGGTTGTGGTCCCTCTTTTAGCAGCCCAATAGGTAATAATTAACGTACCGGCAAGAATAAACAAGAAGAAAATAAAATAGGTCAAATTCATGGTTAATTCCTCTCGTTCTCTATTTCATCCCTTATTCGATCAAAAATTCTGGCTTTATAAAAATAAATAATTCCTAATACCCAAACCATCATAAATTGGGCAAATGCATAACCCCATCCCCAAGTAAGCAAATGGTAAAAACGCCTATTCATGATCTCGGCAAAAAGGGAAAT
It encodes the following:
- a CDS encoding DUF485 domain-containing protein, giving the protein MNNRDFQRIFYSSTFQRLVKQKKKFVIPAVLFFFSFYLMLPLSISLFAEIMNRRFYHLLTWGWGYAFAQFMMVWVLGIIYFYKARIFDRIRDEIENERN